A genomic region of Paroedura picta isolate Pp20150507F chromosome 4, Ppicta_v3.0, whole genome shotgun sequence contains the following coding sequences:
- the COA7 gene encoding cytochrome c oxidase assembly factor 7, producing MAGLVNFEDEEEVKEYLENLKVEYSFQCYKEKDPDGCHRLANYLEGVKKDFEGTAKVLKENCEKNEHSESCYKLGTYYVSGKGGLPADLKTAYSCFLKSYNKGGKKSTEACHNIGLLLHNGLVNDDVKSSASLARDYYSKACDRDFAPSCFNLSAIYLQGAPGVPKDMSKALEYSLKACDLKHIWACANASRMYKLGDGVEKNDAKAETLKNRAMSLHKEQQAGSRSLTFGE from the exons ATGGCTGGACTGGTCAACTTCGAGGATGAAGAGGAAGTGAAGGAGTATTTGGAAAATCTGAAGGTGGAGTACAGTTTTCAGTGCTATAAGGAGAAGGACCCTGATG GTTGCCATCGTCTGGCTAATTACCTGGAGGGAGTGAAGAAAGATTTTGAGGGAACTGCCAAAGTACTGAAGGAGAATTGTGAAAAAAATGAGCACAGTGAGAGTTGCTACAAACTTGGAACTTACTATGTATCTGGAAAAG GTGGTCTACCAGCTGATTTGAAAACTGCCTATAGCTGCTTTTTGAAGTCTTACAATAAAGGTGGCAAAAAATCCACTGAGGCTTGTCACAACATTGGATTGCTGTTACATAATGGGCTGGTAAATGATGATGTGAAATCTAGTGCCTCTCTGGCTAGGGACTATTACAGCAAAGCTTGTGATAGAGATTTTGCTCCCAGCTGCTTTAATCTTAGTGCTATATACCTTCAAGGAGCCCCTGGAGTACCAAAGGACATGAGTAAGGCTTTGGAGTATTCTCTGAAAGCATGTGACTTAAAACATATATGGGCATGCGCCAATGCTAGTCGAATGTACAAACTGGGAGATGGTGTGGAGAAGAATGATGCTAAAGCGGAGACCCTAAAGAACAGGGCAATGAGTCTGCACAAGGAGCAACAAGCAGGTTCAAGGTCCTTAACATTTGGGGAGTAA